gggccttagctgaaaaggaaagtagtaagaagataaagtgtattaagactgatcaaggtggtgagtttacttctgaggaattcactagatattgtgaagaaaatggaatcaagaggcaactttctgcactgaggacaccacaatagaatggtattgcagagataaacaattaaacaattgttgaagctgctagaatgatgctgatacaaggaggtgtagcaaaaaatttctggagagaagatgtcagtagagctgtctacactatgaacatgatattgttaaaaagaggtaaggataaaactccttatgaatactggtatggtagatcacataatgtcagttattttaagatatttggcagtaaatgttttattaagagaggtgactatgttagcaagtttgaggctaaaagtgatgaaggcatatttcttggttactccaccaagagtaaggcctacaaatgttacatcaattagacatagagaatcattgaaagtgttgatgttcgagtggatgagtatcttgaagtctcaagagaaaccaatgaggagaaaaaagaagaagatcCTTGTATTCTGATTCTAGAACCAGAACCAGTGAAACCAGAAGCTGGTGAAGAGAATactgttgtaccagttcaaccaaaacaagtagattcaaaagaagatgatgataataaagAATAAGAATCTCCAAATAATGATCATGTCATttcgaggtatgtgagactcaatcataatcctaactagattattggagataaatatgttggagtactaaccagaagaagaatcagagagaattcttgcatgatctccaccattgagcctagagctactaaggaagcatttggagatgatcactggatcaaatctatggaagaagagcttgatcaaattgagaagaacaacacatggaccctagtaccctgaccggtgaataaaaatgtgataggtactaaatgggtattcatgaataaactgaatgaagatggagtagtagtttgaaacaaagctagattggtatgcaaaggttatgcacaagaaggaagagaaaactatggtgagacatttgaaccagttgctagactggaaggtttCAGGACTCTActtgcttttgcagcacataagggattcaaagtatatcagatggatgtgaagtcagtatttcgaaatggaatactagaagaagaagtatacattgagtagctagatggttattctttgactgatgcaaaagatatggtgtgtaaattgtacaagtcactatatggtttgaagcaagcaccgagagcatggtatgaaaggttacattcacacttgatgaagatagattttcaaagaaccaatgaagacaacaatatatatctcaaatcggAAGAAGATAATATACTttttagtgaagtgtttgtggatgatatcatatttggaggcaatgatgacatgagtgatgactttgcaaatgagatgaaaaatgagtttgaaatgtctctagtgggagagagaaattttttcataggtttgtaaatttagtagatgaagagtggtatttttatcacatagtctaaatatgtgaaagaggtattgaagacattcggaatgagtgattgtaaaccagttgggacactaatggttataggttgtaaactgtctaaggaagatgaagccacatctgttgatgaaaaggagtaaaGGTCAATGATaggaaaattgcattatgttgttcacaacaaaccggaTATACCTCATGCAGTTGTTCTAGTTACtatattttagaagaatccaaaggagacacacttgatagcaactaaaagaatattcaaatatttgaaaagtactattgactatggtttatggtatccatatgcaagtaactttgatttgaaggttcaaacagatgcaaattgggcaggtaatattgatgatagaaagagtgcaaccggtggtgcattctttcttggaggaagacttgtatcttggagtagcaagaagcagagctgcATATCAGAGTCtgttgctgaagttgagtatgttgcagcatatatgaactgtacccaggctatctggacgaaacacattttggaaggatttAAGCTGAAGTTTACAAAACCAATAAAGATTTCATGcgacaacaccagtgcaataaatatttaaaagaatccagtgttgcatgctagaaccaaacatattcaactgaaatatcatttcttgagagaaaaagtgcagagtaaagatgtgttactagagcatgtttctaccaagaagTAGCTTGCATATATTtgtactaaacctttgcctaagaccactttcgagtatcttagaggtcaactaggggttgtgcgcctacatgaggtcaattgagcatgttgtagaatacatcagtcccagagctaattgcagaattttatagcaggattggtgtagagtgaagttattccacaaggggagcatcaaattgcaggttgatgatgttgaatagtgaagtttgacattgcatctTTTACTTTGACTTTGGCATTTTTTTCAAAGCGGGAGAAGAACTATGAGACTATAAGGAGAATTGTATGATTgtgagaagatctatagccagttaccagttgaagTCATGGAGACTCAGTTAAAGGAGcttacatggtaaaatgtaaaccaggattcctatacacatcattagaatcaagggtattgatacttgtattgccgtcaatgccaaagggggagattgttggcatttgcatgaagattgcattaatgaaatgttatgttgtcattgatgtcaatcaactagtaatgatgttgttataatgttgttttgtaactgataGGAAGAGCTAGTAAAGGGAACTACAACTGGTAGGTGAGCTTGtggaggaaactggtattacttatGAAAtagagagatcaactggtaaccctacccgTTGATGagaccaaaccctaaccaatggagcttggtgaattggttgtagcagtttatgatcaaatgatgaactataatgattatgacatgtatacaTGCTGTATAAGAAGAGTTTTAAATGATTTATGGTGcttagagataatggttttatcttggaaatgagcaagttcattgcatgaagtgtaaagcatgtgatgagttacaaaattggatgaagtggtgatcatggagaggtcgaggttgtcttgaatgatgtgtagtgattgctatgtaatccaacggccATACTttaactgatttgtttgtaatctctatgagataattaggtttgtgatgtgttaccaacctattgtttttgtttataaggtcgatgagttgtttttgttTATAAGGCCAAAAATCATGAAAGACTATTGAGATATTTATCTCCTTAATTACCCATTGTTATTATTCTCAAGTATAAAGTAAATAGACTTATAAAAATGGGTTCATTATGCACCCTTAGGCTAGCACTCATGTTCTTCTAGAAAGACCTATATTTTAGCTCATTCTCAATAATCTTCTCCGAAAGTAGGAAATTAGTTTTATGGTGACAAAATTATAATTAGAATAAGCTTTTGAAATCAGAAACCATCAAATGAAACAAATCCTCAAAagttcaattatttaattattttgaagaaATTTTCATTCTTAAAAATTaaagattatttttcaaaaaacattttttttcaaatatttttgtttgtattttaaaCATCCACGAATGCAATTGTTCAAATACTTACGAAAACTTAATTTGAATGCtctcaaaatgaaaaaaatgattcATATAACAATTAACTTCTTCAATATTTGTTTTTTTCCatacaatatatattaattatattttgaaataaatattttaaataacaaTAAAAGTTGTAAACTCACCATGCGTATGAACTGATGTCATATACCCATTTCATTaaaaacaatattttaaaaaaaacttcaaACCAATTGCAAGGAAATTATAAATAATGTGGTTGAAGACCTTATAATGAGCTGTCGCCAGTGTTGTTCAAAGCCTCTTCTTTGAGTTATATAATTTATTATCTTCGCCCCATCTACCTGTCACAGTTCAATATTGTTGGAAGCCTCTTGTTTGAGTTAAATAATTTATCATCTTCGTCCCATCTACAAGTCCGACTCCAAGCAATATGTTGAGAAGAAAGCTCCATTTGTGGTACAGAACGCGGTTTGTTCAGAGAAAGACTATTATATTGTGAACGCGGTTTCTTCAAAACTTGAATGTTTTGGCCTATTCTACACTATGCTTTCAAAAGATTGAACTATGCTTTCTTATGCACTTCATCTTTTAGGATCCGCCGATTCAGCAAGTTTAAAAGATCCGCAATTTtatcgaaaaaaaaaaaacatcaaatcaATTCTAAGGAAATTATAAATAATGTGGTTGAAGACCTTATAATGAGCTGTCGCCAGTGTTGTTCAAAGCCTCTTCTTTGAGTTATATAATTTATTATCTTCGCCCCATCTACCTGTCACACTTCAGTATTGCTGGAAGCCTCTTCTTTGAGTTAAATAATTTGTCATCTTCGTCCCACCTACATATCACAGCTCAGCAGCATTGCTTGAATTCTCTTCTGTGAGTTGAATAATTTATTATCTTCGTCCCATCTACATGTCTGACTCCAAGCAACTAATATGCTCACCAAGTTTCTTGATGCAACCAGGAAAATAATGtgtaaaaaaatgaattttatgtCCTATTTCACCCCACGTACATTATTTAACCTTGACCCGCCTGTCAGAAGATGTCAGGAAAATCGGAAGAAAACTATTATTTTGGCGTATTCACTGCGCTTGAGAAACTGCCACGAAATTCAGAAAGAAGATGATTCCTCTATTGTGAAGGTTATATAGTTTAGTTTATCATTGCAGTTGAGCAGTATAGAAACTTCCTCATTATGTTTGTTGCTGTGTCATTTGCAATCTGAAGAAGCTTCCTTTCGACTTCAAGAACAGAGGGTTACCTAATTCAAAGGTTTTCAGATCTGATATTATAATGTGTGAAAATTTAGACTATCATACAACATCAGAGtttttctatctttttcttttttggtttgttttttttaAGTGAAGAATTATATTAGCGCTAACCTTAAAAATATTGATCTCTGTTTTAAAATTAATGTTCTTAAATTTAAGGAACTAAAGCATTATAATAGTAAGGATTCTAGAAAAAATTATTGATTTTTGTTTTAAAGTAAATTTTTAGTATGTTTCCGGATCATTCAAAAGGGTTTGTTCCCTGGCTATTTGTATGTTAAGAAGCTGCCTACGTACGCACTTTTGGAGTTGAAGAAGAAAAGGCTTCACTTCAAAGATTGTCAGATCTGATTTTTAAAGGTGTGCAAACTTAGACTCTTTCTGCTTTTGTTTTGAACGTATAAACTCTCTGTGTTTAAAAGATTTATAATTTAGTTTTTCTTTGCTTATCTAATGATTTACATAGAATTTCTACTGAGTTTTTATTATATAACTTTACATAATTGGATGACTGGGATTTAACTAACTTCTAAGATTAATTTTCTTAAGCATATGGAATTAAAGTATTAGTATAAGTAAGGGTTCTCAAAACAAGGAAATAGTATTTTAGTCATTTAATTTTCAAGAATCAAAATATAAATGTGGATAAAGTCAATTTTTCTAAGAATTGATTTGAATGCTTTTCAAATTAGTAAAAGAATTTATTtatcaataaatttttttaatatatcatttttatatataattgtatcatcaatattttttgcataaatgaaaattttaaattaaattatattgaattttcttttcaaaaatcttaaataaattttatttgattaGTTTTATAAAGATGGAAAAATAAGTCACATTTGAATGAGACACGATTATCCAAAAACTTTATATGTACTTTAGTTATAGAGTACCCATGCAAATGAGAGCTTCTAGGCTGGCTCAAGAAAGAACATTAGAATAAATAGGTCACACCCCAACAAACCAAGATTGGTCAAAAAGTGAGTTAGCAGCACTCTCAGAGAGACAACAATGGTAAATGTGAGGTTCTACAATTGAGTCTCGAAATTCAATAACTTTAATCACTCTTATACTTTACCAAACATTTTGAATCTTCACATTAAACTGTTTTTCCATGAGCTTCAATCCATAACTAATATCCTTCCTTAAAATAATTTTGGTTTTCATTATAATTAtagattttttaaataaaaaataagttaATATAAATTTCTATTCATTTAAGATAAAATTCAAgttactaaatatttatttaaaaatttaattatgtCTTATAAATTGAAAATATTCCCATcacttttaaaaataattatttaatataaattaaatttattataaagaattatttaatatgcATGAAAAATAATAGTATTGAATTGATTGATATAAAAGAAGATCAAATGGAGATAATTGCATGCCTTCTATTGGTTCATCTCACTAATATCCTTGTATAACATTGTATGATCTttgcaataatttttttataagaaaGAAGAAAACTACAAATCAACGTACTCAATCCAATAAAATATGAAAACATTCTATTATATGGAAACGTTATAGTAAGCCAAGAGGGTTTTAACACAATAATATAAAGAGACTTTTTCAAGATTATAAGTAGAttcatttttcataaaaaataatttatctGCATGTTTATTCATATAGTTGGATAAATGGATCATATATTTTAATCAACAAATATGATAAGAAGACAGTGAGGAAATaagaaaaattattattattattattacatatcaATAACTACAcaaatttagataattaattttataaaatatgTGAATGCATGTATTACTTTGAAAATACTGAAAAATTTATTGTTTCAGGTAAAAGCGCCAATGTCTGTACCATCATTTATAAAAGTTTTCAGCATATCTGGTAAATAATTGTTAACTTTCCAAATTTAGTTTCCTCCAGTACAAGTATTTGTTGTTATAACTGATGCAAATGAGTGCCATATTAGTTGTAGAAGAATTTTGCAATAGCACTATTTTGTTATTCTCATTTTCGTCTGTTACAGGTGTTGTGGTAGGGGTAATTCTTGTATTCAGCTTCTTCGTCCGGAAGTACAAAAAAGCGTCGACAACTTCCTCTTCACGATCAACTGTACATAGAGTCGGGAAAGATGATACTCGACAACAGCCTCATTCAGATGAGTCCTCCAAACTGCAAATAGTGTCTCACAGAGCAACACCTATTCATAACCCAATTCATGACATGCATGAACTAGTGCCTACACATATCTATGCAAACCTCACACCTGAACAGATAGCTTATATCAAAAGCTGTTGCCAAGAGTCTCAGCGAATTGGGGAAGGAAGCTTTGCACGAGTTTATAGGGGCATCTTCCAAGGTAAAGATCTCgctataaagaaaatagaacacAGATCCCCTGACACAAAATTATGGGTGGAGAATGAAGTTGAACTTCTGCATATAAAGGAGCACATAAACATAAACAGGCTGTATGCTTGGTGTATAGAAGAAAATATATCCTACTTGGCCTACATATATATAGATGGATGTTCTCTGGATGACTATTTGAGAGGAAATTGTATAGGATTTTCCTACAGTTGGAAGCAAAGCTTTGGAATGATAATGGGTATAGCCAGGGGAATCGAATTCTTACACTTGAATAAAATTATTCATGTCGATATCAAGCCTCAAAATATTATGGTGGATGCTAATGATAACGAGGCAAAGCTTGTTGATTTTGGGTTCGCTAGGCATGCAGATTGGGAGGGCACGCACAGGTCAACTGATAAAATAATAGGTACTAAAGGCTACTGGGCTCCAGACTATTGCTGGAATAACAGGCTCTCTTATAAACAAGATGTTTATAGCTTTGGGATTGTTGTGTTGGAGATGATAACAGGGCACAGACATGTTGATCAAGCACGAAGTTCCAGTGAGTTCCATATTCCAGATTATGTACGACACATGATAGAGAAAAACCGTTTTGAGGAAGCTGTAGATCGTAAGCTTAAACAGGATGGGTGGGATAGCTATGCTTTAGAAGAAGCCTTGGCTGTTGCAAACATAGCTCTCAGATGTGCTCGCTTTGATAAGGCCGAGCGACCTGATATGAATCATGTTGTTACAGAGCTCAGTTCGGTGATGAGCAGCGCCCACAACCATATTGGCATTGAACGGAAAGAAGAAGAGATTACAATTATATAGTCCATGTGAAACTAGTAGATATGCTTTTAGCGTACTTCAGATTCCCAGGTTGTTTGTTTGTTTACAGCAAAATTTTGAGTTTATTGTTAAAAAAAGTTGAATAGTGTAATATTTTCCATGGATTAGAAATTTGGACTCATGTTAAAAGCTCTATCGTATGTTTTAACCCATGTTCTTTtttatttcttgtttttcacaatttattttaattttgaatctTTATAGCGAAAGTAAAGAAGAGAAACTTCCTCCAGGTAAAGTATGTTGTCCAAAACCAAATTTTGATTTGAGGAAGCTATTCCATTATCCTCAGGTTTAGTAATTTTGCTTCTCAGCCAAGCTGAACTTTAACTAGAATTTTTTATTGAATTGTACACAAGAAAACATGGATGGAGAGCAGAGTCACGAATATACATATACGTTTCTAAAGTTTTCTCTGGTGGAGTACTGTGAAAACCATTTGTCTAGCCTCAATAAATGGTAAACAACCtagaatataaatatatattctagACTTAAGGACAGTCCAGTTCTTGGTTAACCCAATCAATGTTCAATAACTGTTTAATACAAAACAACTGGGAGAAAAACTATATTTTTTTGTCAAAAGGATCAAGAATTTGTTTTGGTAGAATGGCGACATATAATATTCCAGCTATCTAATTTGTTTTATTCaatatataaaaacaaaacaaaaccgaaAAAATCATTTAACTCTATGTACTTAGATTCAGGGTTTTTCTCTCTAATTTGTCACAAcaaattcttttaaaaaaattttgtCCTCAATTTAGAGATTATATTCCCCTCGAAATATGTGAGTTTCTAAAATAAGGAAAGAGAAAACCTCTGAATGCAACTGCGAATTCTGCTGTTAAAAGTTATGAATGACACAAATTGGTATCTAATACGGAACTTCTCCTCAACCAAGAAGCCTTCAATGATcttcattaaattaatttttttacaaaTAGCTACGCTGTACATCTGAGGTAAAGTTGCAATACGTACGTTCATCAAATTCTCATGATTTTCTTCTTTCAAGATTGCCAACCAAATGTAAATGCTTCAATTGATCTAAGGCAGATTTATTTTCAATAAACATGCACACTAGGGATAGTATAATAATATAGTGTACAAATCTAATTTATAGtatgtgaatgtaaatttgaatgtgTAATAATTGTATCTTGGTGACTTTTATTTTATTCGCAATTACTTATAACTTAATGCATCTGGCATCTTTCAATAAAATTAGAAGTTCTGAATTCATAGCTGTAATGTTAGTCACGaaaaccctagagaaactaacacaTAATCTAGAAAAGtagagatttttttttgttttaaagaaTGCAACAATACATCTAACCACATTAACCCATTATACTACATCATTATAATACTCATAACAAATTATAGATGTAATAACTTCATAAACAAGTAAAATAAGAACCTAGTCATGTATACCAATATACACATAAACATATGTTACTACATCACATGCTTCCCTAGGGTATCATAATGTCATTACTATATTGCAACAATAAGATAGCATACGACATCCTTAAATAATCAATAACCATATACAAATATATCCATGTCTATTTTACAACATTGCATAAGTCATCATGAATTACATAGTACATCATGCATAGGTATCCTGTCATAAAAATACATCATTTGATGCAAATAGATAATCGTAATACACATCTACTCCAATGTAGATAATCTGAAGAAATAGATATATCCATCATGTTCATAATCGTCCAACGTTgaaagaatatcccaatggaagaaaagaCATCAACCACCAAACCATGTTGaacaaaaaggaaccaccccccatgcccGAAGAATGATATAAGGTCCCCCACACACTAAGATTAGACTGACACCTACACTCCATAGGACATAAAGGAACATAACGAAGAAACATCAACAAAAGCATAGGCTCAAATCAAATAAAACTAATACCAGAGACTTCCATGAAATAAAGCTAAGATGAAGGACACATAGTAGggaaagtgtcatcgcatgctgTCATATAGACTTCCaatcatccttacaaggaacctcttggtagCTAAAACCCATGCGGAACCGACtcaacctctcatgaagacaagggagtACAATCATGCCATCAAGGCCTTCCTAATCTCATCTCGAGACTATACTAGTGTATACACCTAataatggtctgaagataattaattaaataagcaattatttaattaatcctcctccccaatttgattgaattcatcaaaaaaatgattaaatttcccctttcatctacttattaataaatctaaggatttacttaataagttcatttcaataatcccctttcattaattaatttaaattaattaatttcctccatcaaatcatttcttctaaaatccTTAATTAGTTAaagcaaatcaaattcatgagttgttgagattaattagccttttcctattatttgaatttctaaattcaaattctcctaacttctaccactcctaaacctaacccattctacctaccaccatgtcccctttcatctaatatcttctagaagctttgtgatacttgtcactaagtgttccctttcatctaacctcttctagaagcctcttgacacttgttaccatagagatgatagatgttccctttaatccaaccccctttgccatc
This genomic stretch from Cryptomeria japonica chromosome 8, Sugi_1.0, whole genome shotgun sequence harbors:
- the LOC131067060 gene encoding probable serine/threonine-protein kinase At1g01540, encoding MSDNLEKRSAKEKQKSTWSKELDKKKRRKGGKCCSVIIESGSTNILVSKKMVEKIGLQRLKHPCPYKVKAPMSVPSFIKVFSISGVVVGVILVFSFFVRKYKKASTTSSSRSTVHRVGKDDTRQQPHSDESSKLQIVSHRATPIHNPIHDMHELVPTHIYANLTPEQIAYIKSCCQESQRIGEGSFARVYRGIFQGKDLAIKKIEHRSPDTKLWVENEVELLHIKEHININRLYAWCIEENISYLAYIYIDGCSLDDYLRGNCIGFSYSWKQSFGMIMGIARGIEFLHLNKIIHVDIKPQNIMVDANDNEAKLVDFGFARHADWEGTHRSTDKIIGTKGYWAPDYCWNNRLSYKQDVYSFGIVVLEMITGHRHVDQARSSSEFHIPDYVRHMIEKNRFEEAVDRKLKQDGWDSYALEEALAVANIALRCARFDKAERPDMNHVVTELSSVMSSAHNHIGIERKEEEITII